A region of Salvelinus namaycush isolate Seneca chromosome 9, SaNama_1.0, whole genome shotgun sequence DNA encodes the following proteins:
- the LOC120054104 gene encoding protein C12orf4 homolog, with protein sequence MKKNKGNVNTTTEKEFVFQFRAGRNVCVLKVPLQFPVQENVSDLHGRLMLLHKIPCFVENELKSTLSTFIESETIQDYDREAELALRRLTTGEVDINQLTNTWAKAYSETTLEHARPEDPCWDEDFADVYHELIHSPASDTLLNLEHNYFVSVSELISERDMELKKLQERQAAEMDKVMQELGKTLTDQDVNAFASQHFDAQQVLENKWANELKQVTHIQKQEYQEWVIKLHQDMQNPNNSTINEEIKVQPSQLTVESEPGARLYEEQRQLEESFTIHLGAQLKTMHNLRLVRADVLDFCKHRRHGSSGTKLRRLQTALSLYSSSLCGLVLLVDNRVNSYSGIKRDFATVSKECTDFHFPRLEEQLEVVQQVVLYARTQRSSKHKVQPEVPKNGTNSEDKNKHLERNPSNILPGEFYISRHSNLSEVHIVFHLCVDDNVRSGNITARDPAIMGLRNILKVCCTHDVTTITIPLLLVHDMSEEMTIPWCLKRAELVFKCVKGFMMEMASWDGGISRTVQFLVPQSISEEMFYQLSNMLPQIFRVSSTLTLTSKR encoded by the exons atgaagaaaaacaagGGAAATGTGAACACCACCACTGAGAAGGAGTTTGTGTTTCAGTTCAGGGCAGGGAGGAATGTCTGTGTCCTCAAAGTACCTCTGCAATTCCCTGTCCAAGAAaatgtcagtgatcttcatggACGACTTATGCTGCTGCACAAAATACCTTGCTTCGTTGAGAATG AACTGAAGAGCACACTGTCCACCTTTATTGAGAGTGAAACCATCCAGGACTATGACAGAGAAGCAGAGTTGGCCCTACGGAGGCTGACAACAGGAGAGGTGGACATCAACCAGCTTACAAACACATGGGCAAAGGCCTACTCGGAG ACCACGCTGGAACATGCTCGTCCTGAGGATCCCTGCTGGGATGAGGACTTTGCAGATGTTTACCACGAGCTCATCCACTCCCCGGCCTCTGACACCCTGCTCAACCTGGAACACAACTACTTTGTCAGCGTTTCAGAGCTCATCAGTGAGAGAGACATGGAGCTGAAGAAGTTACAAGAGAG ACAGGCAGCAGAGATGGACAAAGTCATGCAGGAGCTGGGAAAGACATTGACTGACCAGGATGTAAATGCATTTGCCTCTCAACACTTCGATGCCCAGCAG GTGCTGGAGAACAAGTGGGCCAATGAACTGAAACAGGTGACTCATATTCAGAAGCAGGAGTATCAGGAGTGGGTGATCAAACTGCACCAGGACATGCAGAACCCCAATAACAGCACTAttaa TGAGGAGATCAAGGTGCAGCCCAGTCAGCTGACAGTGGAGTCTGAGCCTGGGGCCAGGCTGTATGAGGAGCAGCGACAGCTGGAGGAGAGCTTCACTATCCACTTAG GTGCACAGCTGAAGACCATGCACAACCTGCGGCTGGTGCGGGCAGACGTGCTGGACTTCTGTAAGCACCGTCGGCATGGCAGCAGCGGGACCAAGCTGCGGCGGCTGCAGACTGCTCTGTCACTCTACTCCTCGTCCCTGTGTGGCCTGGTTCTTCTGGTGGACAACCGGGTCAACTCCTATAGCGGCAtcaagagag ACTTTGCCACAGTATCTAAGGAGTGTACAGACTTCCACTTCCCTCGGCTGGAGGAGCAGCTGGAGGTGGTCCAGCAGGTGGTGCTTTACGCCCGGACTCAGAGGAGCAGCAAGCACAAAGTTCAGCCGG AGGTTCCTAAGAATGGAACtaatagtgaagataaaaacaaACATTTGGAAAGGAATCCCTCCAATATCTTACCAG GGGAATTCTACATCTCCCGCCACTCCAACCTGTCTGAGGTCCACATAGTGTTCCACCTGTGTGTGGATGACAACGTGCGCTCAGGCAACATCACGGCACGGGACCCTGCCATCATGGGCCTCCGCAACATCCTCAAGGTCTGCTGCACTCACGAcgtcaccaccatcaccatccctCTGCTACTGGTCCACGACATGTCAGAG GAGATGACCATCCCGTGGTGCCTGAAGCGGGCCGAGCTGGTCTTCAAATGTGTCAAAG GTTTTATGATGGAGATGGCATCGTGGGATGGAGGGATCTCACGGACTGTCCAGTTTCTAGTTCCACAG AGTATATCAGAGGAGATGTTCTACCAGTTGAGCAACATGCTGCCTCAGATCTTCCGCGTCTCCTCCACCCTCACGCTCACCTCCAAACGCTGA